The window ACAGCAAGCCTCCTGCACATCAGAGACATTCTGTCTTAAACTTCTGCCTCAGGGCTTTCTGCACATTTTGTATCTTCTCCGTGATCACTGTGTCACTGAGGTGATCTCCAAACTTCTGCTTCAACAGCACCCGGATGATTTTGATGCAGCGTTCATCCATCATGGGCTTCGCCTCTCGGAAAGTGTTGCCCCTCCGGCCTGTGATGGAGTGGCTCTGGATGTAGTCAGATGTGAATAGCTTGTAAAGCAGCGTTTTGCAGGCAGTGCTGATTTTCTGGTCAAAGCGAATGGTCTCTTTGAGCTGTTCCTTGGTGTAGCCATTGAAGAGCTCCACCACCTCGCACGGCTGCCGGTGGGGCTCCTCCTGGAAGGACAGGGATTCCAGCCTCTGCACCTTCTTCTTCAGAGAGAGGACATCCTGTTGGAGATCCAACACCATCCTCTCCAGCTGCTCTATCTTCTCCACCCtgaaaaaatagtattataTGTCTTAAGGCAAGAAGACACTGTGGACTCACCACGGACATTGCTAAAGGATGTAGCACCTCCACCCAAGCAGGGACAGGACTACTTCTCTGCCAGAGTCTCAGCCCATCCACCTATGGCAGGAGAGAAGAATGACATGGCCTGGACTTTTCAGTAGCTCAGAAATGTTCAGTTTAACCCTCCACCCCTCCTTGTCATGCATGTATGGAGACTTTGATGTTgagttttcttctcagttttaaGGAAAGATATAAGCCCTGTCCTGCAAGCCCCAGGAGGCACATATGTGTGGTATGAAATGACACCCAGGAAATGACAATGCAGTACTGTAAGGTGATTTTTGACAcccatttcttttcaggaaaactgTCCCTAGCAGCTATTTCATCACTGGGTACTTATCATCAAAGTAATAGActttaaatacagcaaaataaagcaagcaacaACACAGTCATGTTCAAGCATGATAGATGTCATTTTGATTGTTATAGGCATGACCTTTGTGGTTTCTGCACTCTTTTAGAGCCTTCTTGCATGTATAACTCCTacaatcagaaagaaaaacctggCTCTGATTACACAGTGATTCAGCAGCTCTTGGTTCTAAAATTGCACTGTTTTCTCACCCAGCTGTGGTCTCACTGCTCTTTGTCATagtgaggaggaaaacacagttAAGAGCAAGTGCCTTCTTTAGCTAATCACCTTTCCATTTCAGCAGGACCAAAATTTTTCTGAACTCTCTCGAAGTCATCTGTTCCTTGCAAAGCATCGAGCTTGTGCTCTTCGCAgctgaaagaaacaagcaagCTAAAAAGCAGTGCCACAAAAAGCTTCATGTTCATATTTATTCCCAAAGAGAATTATCTGTAATTCAAAGGTTGGAATTCAAAgcaattctgttttcatttgcagcaAGAATAAAATCGATGGAGTGGAAATATTAATGGTTCTTCATATGGCCAAACTCCTGCGCACCCTCCCTTCCAAGCAGAGCAAACCCTGGATCATGGATACAGAGGACCTCTCATTTGATCTGCCAAAGGATCCAGAGCACAAGGGGCTGCAGTATGTACCCACACAAACTCCCTTTGTCTTTTGCACTTTGGGTATCACTCTTCGTTAACATCTATTCAAAGTGAGCACCACCAGGGTGTGGAAACAGAGCGGACAGAACCCACACTATGAAATGAATATATATGGTGTTAAACATTCAGGGTCCTCACTGTGCTTTCAAGCGGTACCTGTTCAGGCAGATGTGTTGCTGGCATTGGGACAAGGTGCCATCTGACTTCCTCTTCATCGGCAGGGCAACATAATCTacaggcagggatgggaaaCGAGCTGTTGAAAAGATCCTGAATCCCTCTATCTCCAGAATAGATAATCTAAGCACTCCTACTAGATTGCATGGCAACACATTATTCTCTTTACATAAACAGAGTGATTCAGACATGCTTTCCAGGATTGAACAATGGGGATTTTGTTGTTAGAAAAAGGTGGTATTTCAAGGGTTCTTCTTCTGTTCCCATCATAAAAGACATAGTGGGCAAGGCAAGCAGAGCCACCGTGTCTCTGGAAACTGCTGTTAGCCAGCAGGAAGGTAATGCACTAGCACACTTTTTTAAGCACATTTAAGGTATGTAGTAGTGGatagaaaagcagggaaatagGCAAATCTGAGAAAGTTTGACTAATTGAGACACAAGGCTTTGGGATATTTCAGTTATTCAGGCAAGCTAGATTGTTTTTTAGCTTGTGGAGAAAGAACTGCTAATTCAGGATGCAGAATTGGTTCCTTATAGAGTAGAAAGCATAGGCTATCACACAGCATGTCCCTTTAGACTGCCCTCCTGGAAGAGATATCCCACATGGAAAGGACCATAAAATGTCATCTCTAACCTTTGTAGCCCTGGGAGAAATCACACAGAGCCCAGAAGCAAAGAAGGTCTGCAGGTCCCCATCCCAACCTGCCACTCGGGATAACGCAGGAGAGCACTAAAAGCCAATATCCTTATTTACAGCCACAGTTACCTCTAGCAGCTGGACCAACCCCTTCCTCTTCACCCTGGGAAGTCCCCGGCATGGCCACGGTGACAAACGTGGATGGTGGTGTGAAGGCGCTGGCTGGGTGAGGGGGACCTGCCAGTGAGCGGGACCTTGCAGCTGCATTGCCCAGGGCACGTCTCTCCTTGATGATGGAAGAGCTGCCAGCATCACGGGGCAGGCTGGCCTCGGCCGCCCTCAGCAGGGGCTTTGCTGGGTAAGTCCTGTCGCTGTGGTGTTTCCTGGATGTATTCCCCGGGGTCCATTTTGGGAAGGTTTTCCTGGATTTCTTTGGCTGGGGTGGCATCATGCTATGGACAGCTGGTTCTTCTTCTGAAAGCAAGGCAGATAGTCGAGATGTGCCATGGGATATCAGTGTTGGGTATCTTCCACCTCCCACCCAGTACTTGTCACCCTGATTGTGTGAGGTGAAATTTATGACAGGCCTAAACAAACTCAGCATCCTCCCATCCCAAAATCCCAATGGAAGTAGAAAGGTGCAACCTTCCAAAACCTTACTCACTCAGCTTCTCCAGGAGCTGTCTAtcttccagcagcttcttctCTAAAATATCTTTATGCTCTGTAGGAAAAGAGGACTTTTCAGCACTCAACTCCTCTAAAGATTGCTCCTGAGCAGCCCCACATTGTGAAGCTGAGGATAGAGGGGTGTCACTTACCACTTATGCCTTCCACCATGCCCCAGTAGAGCCCGCTGAAGCCAGGGCAGCGGGCCAGCACCTGCTCACCCACTGCATAGAGGTGGAAGGGCTTGCGGGGCTCCTTGATGTTCTCAATGTTGATCACCCGGCTGCCATCGGGCCAGCTGATGAGGACGTAGAGCTTGGTTGACATTGGGGCTGCCCACCTAgtgcagagggagcaggagagaagggTCACGGTACAGCTTTGTGCTTTCCTGTGGTAGGGAGGATTAACAAACGATGCTCTACCTGAGGCAGCGCAGCCTATGGATATAAAATACTTGTCCCTCCATCTTTTCTACCAGTTATTTCTCCTCTCCCATTCCTGCTCTTCTGTGCTTGCCCTGTCCTAAGCCCTTTCCCTATGAGGTTGCCCTGGGACTGACCTGGGCACAGGCTTTAATGTGCCCCAGTTTAATTAGAAGAGGAACTGCATCTCCAGTCATGACCTGTGTCCCCTGGGGTGAGCCAAGACCAGCTTTCACACAGGATGTATTGGGCAGACACTGGATAAGACACCGAGTTGGTTCCTCTGCCTGTGTGAACCAGCACAGATCAATTGACCTTAATAGGTCTACAGCAATTTCCTACAGCACAGGATTTTATCTGTATGATATAAAGGCAGTGCAGAGAAGAAACTCGAAAAGACCCAGCAGTATTCCAGGAAATGATCATTCCTTTGCCTGCACAGTTATTTTCCCCAGTAAATGTCAAAGTACTTTGACAACGAGGGCAGCAGATTACCACTATTACAcacatggggaaactgaggcacggacCAGTGAAAGATATATCTAAGGCAGccaagcagcaaagctgcaaCGAGCTGGTCTCCTGGGTGCCACTGGGATACCCTGTTTCCTGCTTGGAGCTGCAGGTTTGAATCACTGGAGAAGTGAGAGTGCTCAGAGATCAAAACCAGCCGGGCTTAGTGGGGACTTCCAAAGCCTCCTGAGTCACAGGGGCAGCTGAGAAGTCAAGAGAGGGTTTCTTTCCAGGTTTCAACCAGCGCATCATGGATGGGGACAAACCCAGGCAGAGCCCACCTTGCTGAGCATCGCCCCAGAccatcctgctctgctctgcagcaggatctgagagctggggctgagccctgcaTGGAGAGCAGCCATGGTGTCCAAAGCCgggagggagctggggcagagagAGGAGCCATGGAGCAGGGACAAGCTGGCAGGAGAGGCAGCTGTAACCCAATTTATTGTAGTCTCTTGCTTTGCATCCCCCATTAAAGCCTGATTTTAACTCCTCTCACTTGTGAGGTTTGGTTCACTCCGGAGAactttctccttctgctttttcccctccaccatcatcatcatctacAGCAAAACTCCTTGCAAGGAACCGTCAGCCTGCTTTATTGGCACAGACTCAGTCCTGGCTCACTCTAATCCTTTTCTCTTGGCCAAGACACACActctggggtttatttttataaggaaGCACCATGTACAAATTAATTGCATGGTAACTGCCTGGCTCCCACATCCCCTTCCCTGCCGCCGATGCTCCGTAACATCTCTGAGCCCAGGGAAGGTTACAGACCAAGACAGTGAGATAAAGGCATAGCTGAGACATCACCCTCccagaaaacacagctctgcttaaAGAGCACCATATTTCAACCAGCAAACAACCACCCCAGCCCCAAATGCTCTCtagaggggttttttaacaTGTAAAGAAACCCCGCTGATCTTCAGAactgctgctcctccctcctgccccacttACCAAGTGCTTATTTACCTTAACGAATGCAACAAAACTACAAACTACACAATCACacaaacagagaaagaaagaaagaaagagaaagagatatCAAAACCCTGATAGCGACAGAGCTGGGTCCTTGCCTGGTTAGCACTGCTCCAGGTGCTGAGTCTTGCAAAATATCTCCTGTCTATCCAGGTctcagctgcctgctccaggaGAAGAGGTGACCGGCCACTTCTTTGCCTTGGGCTTGTCCCTTCACCACAGTT is drawn from Strigops habroptila isolate Jane chromosome 13, bStrHab1.2.pri, whole genome shotgun sequence and contains these coding sequences:
- the LOC115615248 gene encoding uncharacterized protein LOC115615248, whose amino-acid sequence is MSTKLYVLISWPDGSRVINIENIKEPRKPFHLYAVGEQVLARCPGFSGLYWGMVEGISEHKDILEKKLLEDRQLLEKLKEEPAVHSMMPPQPKKSRKTFPKWTPGNTSRKHHSDRTYPAKPLLRAAEASLPRDAGSSSIIKERRALGNAAARSRSLAGPPHPASAFTPPSTFVTVAMPGTSQGEEEGVGPAARDYVALPMKRKSDGTLSQCQQHICLNSCEEHKLDALQGTDDFERVQKNFGPAEMERVEKIEQLERMVLDLQQDVLSLKKKVQRLESLSFQEEPHRQPCEVVELFNGYTKEQLKETIRFDQKISTACKTLLYKLFTSDYIQSHSITGRRGNTFREAKPMMDERCIKIIRVLLKQKFGDHLSDTVITEKIQNVQKALRQKFKTECL